A single window of Sphaerodactylus townsendi isolate TG3544 linkage group LG03, MPM_Stown_v2.3, whole genome shotgun sequence DNA harbors:
- the LOC125427719 gene encoding zinc finger protein 202-like yields MASQKFPFSQKQVEESGYFGTTDLFGTWTTMGWMPSMFSSVSRKAPESCCSLKEDPIDTHPEVITTLPKDTEESNRKRFRLGTVPLAETPRQTLTRLDEAARGWLRPRDRTKGQIMDMIILEQFLQVLPWGMQTWVRAKEPKSSEEAAQLAEAYLEQQWHVAETWAQPRWA; encoded by the exons ATGGCTTCCCAGAAGTTTCCATTTTCACAGAAACAGGTGGAAGAATCTGGCTATTTTGGCACAACGGATCTCTTTGGAACCTGGACTACAATGGGCTGGATGCCCTCCATGTTTTCTTCAGTCTCCAGGAAAGCTCCAGAATCCTGTTGCTCCCTCAAAGAAGATCCGATTGACACCCACCCTGAGGTCATCACCACTCTGCCCAAAGACACTGAAGAAAGCAACCGGAAGAGGTTTCGCTTGGGAACCGTTCCTTTGGCAGAAACTCCCCGGCAGACACTGACCCGGCTGGATGAGGCAGCCCGGGGGTGGCTACGACCAAGAGATCGCACCAAGGGACAAATTATGGATATGATCATCCTGGAGCAGTTTCTGCAAGTTCTGCCGTGGGGAATGCAGACCTGGGTGAGAGCCAAAGAACCAAAGAGCAGTGAGGAGGCAGCTCAGCTGGCTGAGGCCTATCTGGAGCAGCAG TGGCATGTGGCAGAGACCTGGGCTCAGCCCAGATGGGCCTAG